A genomic stretch from Candidatus Zixiibacteriota bacterium includes:
- a CDS encoding RNA polymerase sigma factor: MNINELHSLAINGDKKAEEKLFHQLSDRFYYFIRQRVGSKDDNEEIVQDALTTIAEQYKNIKFHVSFSAWAYRVLENKLNSFYRRKYGWSEKRAELHELGLIKENWIPDLNIIRRLLKCLKKVSKANIKYSRVLNLHYQGYTVKEIGKTLTISDNAVYLVLSRARKALLECLAKEEMSDV, encoded by the coding sequence TCTCTCGCAATTAATGGAGACAAAAAAGCAGAAGAAAAATTATTCCACCAATTATCTGACAGATTTTACTATTTTATTCGACAAAGGGTAGGTAGTAAAGATGATAATGAAGAAATAGTCCAGGATGCCTTGACGACGATAGCCGAACAATATAAGAATATTAAATTTCACGTCAGTTTTTCGGCTTGGGCATATCGAGTACTTGAGAATAAACTTAACAGTTTTTATCGTCGCAAATACGGGTGGTCCGAAAAGAGGGCAGAGTTGCATGAATTGGGCTTAATTAAAGAAAATTGGATTCCCGATTTGAACATCATTCGTCGATTATTAAAATGTTTGAAGAAAGTCAGTAAGGCGAATATAAAGTATTCAAGAGTACTCAATCTTCATTATCAGGGTTATACGGTGAAAGAAATCGGTAAAACATTAACGATATCTGACAATGCTGTTTATTTGGTTTTATCAAGAGCAAGAAAGGCATTACTTGAATGTCTGGCAAAAGAGGAAATGTCTGATGTCTAA